One Phaseolus vulgaris cultivar G19833 chromosome 4, P. vulgaris v2.0, whole genome shotgun sequence DNA window includes the following coding sequences:
- the LOC137837818 gene encoding uncharacterized protein: MELEEAHNNFLAIRLLYRLLEDNSIALQNSNSKHLVEWARALLKSLLDVAVESVFETHLKWQESNSLVVANISQSSVKYPTCSKMTSEKDEQPQLKLISKKQLPELSKFSISDDGGTKCKTLCSIGEESSTMQQNAVMATDVSNDNDSSPNTGSSHSKQQQNDVNPLYGDGEHAKESLRMFDAEDDWQNEENNVLLMNRNHEAQRNSNADGQVEHLDQKGDFSDDLVSAIKRIESRILAFQICSNVMDSTKNSASHLTTHEAADSDGPVIQRNNGVSGSQMSSGKSLLKGHRLMNQKTFKPSCKDENWISTSAFEESFFAGKEPLSQNQTTNQNHRLHNSAESAKNIDVECLSSHKRIQNSEQNIAMIDSVKPLNKLVRGDDYFGSRASKGIQGLRVPLTQDHDSKKHSMLVSKTNRVILARKNPVAWSKTDQNPKEMSPKSSYTQKSAGSNSIIARRAKPPPHQMGMKPTLLDQRSSEIKVNSHKHIDRRRTLNSSHLEPRKTRVLQQHHEREESSSSSNSDCDSSSWSSQQDSDNSSSNSDSENYSLSDGIQSPSSGNMVDAAYEGSSEETNNSYLEMDDDYPSPRLGSFKSYKHHYEMYPKETTGRLRRLRNKLGLIFHHHHHHHHHHDNHGNTHSREGHEPTTWNHLRNVFHHKDKHGVRTKKVEKTKGRAAAKVLSRRNQVGQFHRLAEGVLGHIQHSKKPKPSKLDIVKRSGNKPHGHNQKKLRWLQILRKQQGVKMKNKGRVKVGFMSQNSLKNY, from the exons ATGGAATTGGAGGAAGCGCATAACAATTTCCTCGCCATAAGACTGTTATATAGACTTCTCGAAGATAATAGCATCGCCTTGCAGAATTCGAATTCAAAGCAT TTGGTTGAGTGGGCACGAGCTTTATTGAAAAGTTTGCTGGATGTTGCTGTTGAAAGTGTTTTTGAGACTCATTTAAAG TGGCAGGAGTCAAATTCTCTAGTGGTAGCCAACATTTCTCAAAGCTCAGTCAAATATCCTACTTGTAGTAAAATGACTTCAGAGAAGGATGAACAGCCTCAGTTGAAATTAATTTCAAAGAAACAACTGCCAGAGCTGTCAAAGTTTAGTATCTCTGATGATGGAGgaacaaaatgtaaaacacTATGCAGTATAGGTGAGGAAAGTAGTACGATGCAACAGAATGCAGTGATGGCAACAGATGTGTCTAATGACAATGACAGTTCGCCAAACACAGGGAGTAGTCATAGCAAACAACAGCAAAATGATGTAAACCCTTTATATGGTGATGGTGAGCACGCAAAAGAATCGTTACGAATGTTTGATGCAGAAGATGATTGGCAAAATGAAGAGAATAATGTATTATTGATGAATAGAAACCATGAAGCCCAAAGAAACTCTAATGCTGACGGACAGGTTGAACATCTGGATCAGAAGGGAGATTTCTCTGATGATTTGGTTAGTGCAATCAAAAGAATCGAGTCTCGGATTTTAGCTTTCCAAATTTGTTCCAATGTGATGGATTCCACTAAGAACAGTGCAAGTCATCTTACTACACATGAAGCAGCAGATTCAGACGGTCCCGTAATACAGAGAAACAATGGGGTTTCAGGAAGTCAGATGAGTAGTGGAAAGTCCCTCTTGAAAGGACATAGGTTGATGAATCAGAAAACATTTAAACCAAGTTGTAAGGATGAAAATTGGATTTCTACAAGTGCATTTGAGGAATCCTTTTTTGCAGGAAAGGAACCACTGAGTCAAAATCAGACGACAAATCAGAACCATCGGCTACATAATAGTGCAGAGTCTGCAAAGAATATTGATGTAGAGTGCTTGAGCAGTcataaaagaattcaaaattcagAACAAAACATAGCTATGATAGATAGTGTTAAGCCATTGAATAAGTTAGTCAGGGGTGATGACTATTTTGGGAGTCGAGCTAGTAAGGGTATTCAAGGTTTGAGGGTCCCTTTGACTCAAGACCATGATAGTAAGAAGCATTCCATGTTAGTGAGTAAAACAAACAGGGTAATCTTGGCAAGAAAAAATCCAGTGGCATGGTCTAAGACTGATCAGAATCCAAAGGAAATGAGTCCTAAATCTTCCTATACACAGAAGTCAGCTGGATCCAACTCCATTATTGCAAGGAGAGCAAAACCACCACCTCATCAGATGGGAATGAAACCAACCCTATTGGATCAGAGATCCAGTGAGATTAAGGTAAATTCCCATAAACACATAGACAGAAGAAGGACTCTTAACAGTAGTCATCTTGAACCACGGAAGACAAGGGTTCTACAACAACATCATGAACGGGAGGAGTCAAGCTCAAGCTCTAACTCTGACTGTGACTCTTCTAGCTGGAGTTCTCAGCAAGACAGTGACAATAGTAGTAGTAACAGTGACTCTGAGAACTATTCCTTATCAGATGGAATACAAAGTCCCTCGTCAGGAAATATGGTGGATGCTGCATATGAGGGCAGTTCAGAGGAAACAAACAATTCATATCTTGAGATGGATGATGACTACCCTTCTCCTAGATTAGGAAGTTTCAAATCTTATAAACATCACTATGAAATGTATCCTAAGGAAACAACTGGAAGACTAAGGAGGCTGAGAAATAAGTTGGGACTAATCTTTCACCACCACCATCATCACCATCATCATCATGATAATCATGGTAACACTCATTCTAGAGAAGGTCATGAACCTACTACGTGGAATCACTTGCGGAATGTCTTCCACCATAAAGACAAGCATGGAGTGCGAACAAAAAAGGTTGAAAAGACAAAGGGAAGAGCTGCTGCAAAAGTGTTGTCTCGGAGAAACCAAGTTGGGCAGTTTCATAGACTTGCAGAAGGGGTCCTGGGGCACATCCAACATTCAAAGAAACCAAAGCCTTCCAAACTTGATATTGTGAAACGGTCAGGGAATAAGCCACATGGACATAATCAGAAGAAGTTGCGTTGGTTGCAAATCCTTCGGAAACAACAGGgagtgaagatgaaaaacaaaGGCAGAGTAAAAGTGGGGTTTATGAGCCAAAACTCACTAAAGAATTATTGA